A genomic window from Sulfurimonas paralvinellae includes:
- a CDS encoding F0F1 ATP synthase subunit A, with the protein MGEMFTFFGLISENHDFLFLSHMILSALIAVVLAKVAMSNLQLVPKGTQNLMEAYVNGVLEMGTDVMGKAHARKYVALVATIGLFVFIANFIGIIPGFEAPSADLNMTLTLALSVFVYYNYVGIKTHGIVKYFAHFTGPVWWLAWLMFPVEIVSHFSRIISLSFRLFGNIKGDDMFLAVILMLVPWVMPLIPFGLLTFGAFLQAFIFMMLTYVYLAGAIVVEEH; encoded by the coding sequence ATGGGTGAAATGTTTACTTTTTTCGGGCTTATTTCAGAAAATCATGATTTTCTTTTTCTTTCACACATGATTTTATCAGCATTGATCGCAGTTGTACTTGCAAAAGTTGCGATGTCAAATTTACAGCTTGTACCAAAAGGTACACAAAACCTTATGGAAGCATACGTTAATGGTGTTTTAGAAATGGGAACAGACGTTATGGGTAAAGCACATGCTCGTAAATATGTTGCTTTAGTCGCGACAATAGGTCTATTTGTATTTATTGCAAACTTCATAGGTATTATCCCAGGTTTTGAAGCTCCTTCTGCTGACTTGAATATGACACTTACTTTAGCACTTTCTGTATTTGTATACTATAACTATGTTGGTATTAAAACACACGGTATTGTTAAATATTTTGCGCACTTTACAGGTCCTGTTTGGTGGCTTGCATGGTTGATGTTCCCTGTTGAGATCGTTTCTCACTTCTCACGTATCATCTCGCTTAGTTTCCGTCTATTTGGTAATATCAAAGGTGATGATATGTTCTTGGCGGTAATTTTAATGCTTGTTCCATGGGTTATGCCGTTGATTCCTTTTGGTCTTTTAACATTTGGTGCATTCTTGCAGGCATTTATCTTTATGATGCTAACATATGTTTACCTTGCCGGTGCAATTGTTGTAGAAGAGCACTAA
- a CDS encoding Tll0287-like domain-containing protein: MKILKVMTLVGLTASLLAAAPQKNRDAKFKEIVKTGQKSSKMLMQTLGKNMKKNMKAGGPIKALDFCSKEAYNLTEKVNTKLPKGVNVKRISMKFRNPANEPQGNEANVLEALAKLKNANVVLPKHLIEKVDEHTYKYYKPIIINKQVCLKCHGDVKDTDLKRAIQTNYPIDKAMGYKMGDLRGAVVVTIKK, encoded by the coding sequence ATGAAGATTTTAAAAGTAATGACACTTGTTGGCCTTACAGCCTCTCTACTCGCAGCAGCCCCACAGAAAAATAGAGATGCGAAGTTTAAAGAGATCGTAAAAACAGGACAGAAAAGTTCAAAAATGCTTATGCAGACACTCGGTAAAAACATGAAGAAGAACATGAAAGCAGGCGGTCCTATAAAAGCTTTGGATTTTTGTTCAAAAGAGGCTTATAACCTTACGGAAAAAGTGAATACAAAACTGCCAAAGGGTGTCAATGTAAAAAGAATCAGCATGAAGTTTAGAAATCCTGCAAATGAGCCACAAGGCAATGAAGCAAACGTCTTAGAGGCACTTGCAAAATTAAAAAATGCCAATGTTGTTCTTCCTAAACATCTTATCGAAAAAGTCGATGAACATACATATAAGTACTATAAACCTATAATCATCAACAAGCAGGTATGTCTAAAATGTCACGGAGATGTTAAAGATACTGATCTCAAAAGAGCCATTCAAACAAATTATCCGATTGACAAAGCAATGGGATATAAAATGGGCGATCTTCGTGGTGCAGTAGTTGTTACAATTAAAAAATAG
- the rny gene encoding ribonuclease Y, with the protein MLNEILLGGGIATVSGVVGFFISKKITGANFDIYLEQAQAKAKAIENEAQTLLERAQLKSREIELEAKKEFDSAKARAKADLHQREDALIRKEQSFLREKQEEETKIQLKQQALQAQKINLERNEKSLALLKERYEQKIDEALHAIEHCAGMTQDEAKKMLLEMVEEKSRGEIAHIVRRYENEAKEESERKANFILAQATSRFAGEFASERLTNLVHLDNDELKGRIIGKEGRNIKALETLLGVDIIIDDTPNAIVVSSFNLYRRAIATKTLQLLIEDGRIQPARIEEIFKKVSDEFESKILSEGEELVAELNVGVMHPELMKLLGRLRYRASYGQNALAHTLEVAHLAGIMAAEMGGDPILAKRAGLLHDIGKALTHDVDGNHVDLGAEICRRYNEDEVVINAIYAHHGQQEIHSVECGAVCAADALSAARPGARREVLESFLKRVTEIEDIASAHSGVKQAYAINAGREVRVIVNATMVNDDESVLIAREIAKEIEDRVQYPGEIKVNVIRESRAIEFAK; encoded by the coding sequence ATGTTAAACGAGATACTACTGGGTGGCGGTATAGCCACTGTCAGTGGAGTCGTTGGTTTTTTCATCTCTAAAAAGATTACGGGCGCAAATTTCGATATATATCTGGAACAGGCCCAAGCCAAAGCGAAAGCGATAGAAAACGAGGCGCAGACCCTTTTAGAGCGTGCTCAGTTGAAGTCACGCGAGATCGAGCTGGAGGCTAAAAAAGAGTTTGACAGTGCAAAAGCGAGAGCCAAAGCGGATCTGCATCAAAGAGAAGATGCTCTTATACGAAAAGAGCAGAGCTTTTTAAGAGAGAAGCAAGAAGAAGAGACAAAGATTCAGCTTAAGCAGCAAGCACTGCAGGCACAAAAGATCAATTTAGAGAGAAATGAAAAATCACTGGCTCTATTGAAAGAGCGATATGAACAGAAAATTGATGAAGCCCTGCATGCCATAGAACATTGTGCAGGTATGACGCAGGATGAAGCGAAGAAGATGCTTCTTGAAATGGTGGAAGAAAAATCTCGCGGAGAGATAGCTCACATCGTAAGACGTTATGAGAATGAGGCAAAGGAAGAGAGCGAAAGAAAAGCGAACTTCATTTTAGCACAGGCTACGAGCCGTTTTGCAGGAGAGTTTGCAAGTGAACGCCTTACAAATCTTGTTCATTTGGACAATGATGAACTTAAAGGGCGTATCATCGGTAAAGAGGGACGTAATATCAAAGCGCTCGAGACACTTTTGGGCGTTGATATCATCATTGATGATACACCAAATGCCATTGTTGTCAGTAGTTTCAATCTTTATCGCCGCGCGATAGCTACGAAGACACTGCAGCTGCTTATAGAGGATGGAAGAATTCAGCCGGCGCGGATTGAAGAGATATTTAAAAAAGTATCTGATGAATTTGAGTCGAAGATCTTAAGTGAAGGTGAAGAGCTGGTCGCTGAACTCAATGTCGGCGTTATGCATCCAGAACTTATGAAGCTCCTTGGCCGTTTGCGTTACCGTGCTTCATATGGACAAAATGCGTTGGCACATACATTGGAGGTCGCTCATTTAGCCGGTATTATGGCTGCAGAGATGGGTGGTGATCCTATCTTGGCAAAAAGGGCAGGTTTATTGCATGACATCGGTAAGGCTCTCACGCATGATGTAGATGGTAACCATGTTGATTTAGGTGCAGAGATTTGTCGTCGTTATAATGAAGATGAAGTTGTCATCAATGCCATCTATGCACATCATGGACAGCAGGAGATCCATTCTGTAGAATGCGGTGCAGTCTGTGCCGCTGATGCCCTTTCAGCAGCTCGTCCTGGTGCACGTAGAGAAGTGCTGGAAAGCTTTTTGAAACGCGTCACGGAGATAGAAGATATAGCTTCGGCACATAGTGGTGTAAAACAGGCTTATGCCATCAATGCAGGTCGTGAGGTGAGAGTCATTGTCAATGCGACAATGGTCAATGATGATGAATCGGTTTTAATTGCAAGAGAGATTGCAAAAGAGATTGAAGATCGTGTACAGTATCCGGGTGAGATTAAAGTGAATGTTATCCGTGAGAGTAGAGCGATAGAGTTTGCGAAGTAG
- a CDS encoding 5-formyltetrahydrofolate cyclo-ligase: MPLTKSQFREKCLKKLSSSGHIRKNYSTYLLNRSLLRELSAKKRKNILFYYPLQNEADIRKVLQKMRKKHNVFVPFMVGKSFKMVPFRLPLKKKKFGILEAGNTLRDIKKIDIAIVPVVGVDGNLQRIGFGKGMYDRFFEKLQKRPYTIFIQPELCYTKEKICDAYDVTGDMLLTPTKRIMNKAIKKRK; this comes from the coding sequence ATGCCTCTTACAAAAAGCCAATTTCGTGAAAAATGTCTGAAAAAATTATCATCCAGCGGTCATATCCGAAAAAATTACAGCACTTATCTTCTTAATCGTTCGTTACTTAGGGAATTAAGTGCTAAAAAGAGAAAAAACATATTGTTTTACTATCCGTTACAAAATGAAGCAGACATCCGAAAAGTTTTGCAGAAAATGAGAAAAAAACATAATGTTTTTGTGCCGTTTATGGTGGGTAAAAGTTTTAAGATGGTACCATTTAGATTACCGCTTAAGAAAAAAAAGTTTGGTATTTTAGAAGCGGGAAATACATTAAGAGATATTAAAAAAATTGATATAGCCATAGTACCTGTAGTTGGGGTTGATGGTAATTTGCAAAGAATTGGGTTTGGAAAAGGAATGTATGATCGTTTCTTTGAAAAATTACAAAAGAGACCATATACTATTTTTATTCAGCCGGAACTTTGTTACACAAAAGAGAAAATATGTGACGCATACGACGTTACAGGTGATATGTTGTTAACACCAACGAAAAGAATTATGAATAAGGCTATAAAAAAGAGGAAGTAA
- a CDS encoding TlpA family protein disulfide reductase, with amino-acid sequence MSKTILLSSLLAFSLLFSACSSEKKEQEDANALLAKNEIVLTATDMKQYVLKKDNEGYTLENSKAKILILDIFATWCPPCQAEATHLSSLQKKYKDQIKIIGVTVEENVPNTKLETFRKKFNAQYPLVNSSENSRLIDEIAQKLQLGRNFGIPLLVIYKDGKLVKYYQGAVEEEFIESDIKRALEI; translated from the coding sequence ATGTCAAAAACAATTCTTTTATCATCTTTACTTGCATTTTCACTCCTCTTTAGTGCCTGCTCTTCAGAAAAAAAAGAACAAGAAGATGCCAATGCCCTTCTTGCTAAAAATGAGATAGTCCTTACTGCAACCGACATGAAACAGTATGTACTTAAAAAAGACAATGAAGGATATACGCTTGAGAATTCTAAAGCAAAAATTCTCATTCTTGATATCTTCGCAACCTGGTGTCCACCATGTCAAGCTGAAGCGACACACCTTAGCTCTTTACAAAAAAAATACAAAGATCAGATCAAAATTATCGGTGTAACGGTTGAAGAGAATGTTCCTAACACAAAACTGGAAACCTTTCGCAAAAAATTCAACGCCCAATACCCACTGGTAAACTCTTCTGAAAACAGTCGCTTAATCGATGAAATAGCACAAAAACTACAACTTGGAAGAAATTTCGGCATTCCTCTTCTTGTTATTTATAAAGATGGGAAACTTGTAAAATACTATCAAGGTGCTGTAGAAGAAGAGTTCATAGAGAGCGATATCAAACGAGCTTTGGAAATTTAG
- the ftsY gene encoding signal recognition particle-docking protein FtsY, with translation MFGFIKKSLNKTVDAIKTVAPKRKISFTKDEIEDILLEADVEYELVEIILREIYQDKITREILRSKLLATLRYAEYKEPQYTPPFVELIVGVNGAGKTTTIAKLAQRYKNEGKKVILGAGDTFRAAAIEQLTLWAKRLDIPIVASKQGHDSSAVAYDVIDSAKAKGFDNVIIDTAGRLHTQTNLANELKKINRICDKAHAGAPHRTILIIDGTQGNSAISQAKAFHDMIGIDGIIITKLDGTAKGGSIFSIAYALELPILFVGTGEQPENLTPFDKYEFVDSLLDAIFDQEK, from the coding sequence ATGTTTGGATTTATAAAAAAGTCTCTCAACAAAACCGTTGATGCGATTAAAACCGTTGCTCCAAAGAGAAAGATCTCTTTTACCAAAGATGAAATCGAGGACATCCTTCTTGAAGCGGACGTAGAATATGAGCTTGTAGAGATCATACTGCGCGAGATATATCAGGATAAAATCACGAGAGAGATACTGCGCTCAAAACTCTTAGCAACGCTTCGCTATGCAGAGTATAAAGAGCCTCAATATACACCGCCTTTCGTTGAACTGATTGTCGGTGTAAACGGTGCCGGCAAGACAACGACCATCGCAAAACTCGCTCAAAGATACAAGAATGAAGGCAAAAAAGTCATTCTCGGTGCAGGAGATACTTTCCGTGCGGCAGCTATTGAGCAGCTTACTCTCTGGGCAAAAAGACTCGATATTCCCATTGTTGCATCAAAACAGGGACATGACTCTTCTGCCGTTGCCTACGATGTCATTGACTCGGCAAAAGCAAAGGGCTTTGACAATGTCATCATTGATACGGCTGGCCGTCTACATACACAGACAAATCTTGCAAATGAGCTTAAAAAGATAAATCGAATCTGCGACAAAGCTCACGCAGGGGCACCACATAGAACTATCCTTATTATTGACGGCACACAAGGAAATTCTGCCATTTCACAGGCAAAAGCTTTTCATGACATGATAGGCATTGACGGCATAATCATTACAAAACTTGACGGTACAGCGAAGGGAGGCAGTATCTTCTCTATCGCTTATGCACTTGAACTGCCGATTTTATTTGTCGGAACCGGAGAACAGCCAGAGAATCTCACACCATTTGACAAATACGAATTTGTCGATAGTCTTCTCGATGCGATTTTTGATCAAGAAAAATAA
- a CDS encoding porin family protein has product MTKQLSALTLASILSASAALANEEVANTNENKETFHHKEEKVYVVAKGLMTNGDTIQEGEASVKGKNGKGFGIDLGYRTGTGVNFEIDYAYTELDVTETTPTEETHATGKYHSFSFDLLYAYHLNEPFAIFAKAGYEYEKEKINTLGVDKSDTGFLYGAGFEYELKENLAFIFEYEDSTIDGPKGYTLAAGLVIGLDVLP; this is encoded by the coding sequence ATGACAAAACAACTAAGTGCATTAACACTTGCAAGTATATTATCTGCAAGTGCTGCTTTGGCAAATGAAGAAGTTGCTAATACAAATGAAAACAAAGAGACTTTTCACCATAAAGAAGAGAAAGTATATGTTGTTGCAAAAGGACTTATGACTAACGGTGATACGATCCAAGAGGGTGAAGCAAGTGTTAAGGGTAAAAATGGAAAAGGTTTCGGTATTGACCTTGGATACAGAACAGGTACGGGTGTAAACTTTGAAATAGACTATGCCTACACAGAGCTCGATGTCACAGAAACAACACCTACTGAAGAGACTCATGCAACTGGTAAATATCATAGTTTCTCTTTTGATCTGCTCTATGCATATCACCTCAATGAGCCATTTGCCATTTTTGCAAAGGCCGGTTATGAATATGAAAAAGAAAAAATCAATACTCTCGGTGTTGATAAAAGTGATACAGGATTCTTGTATGGTGCTGGTTTTGAGTATGAACTGAAAGAAAATCTTGCTTTCATCTTTGAATATGAGGACTCAACAATTGATGGACCAAAAGGCTATACTTTAGCAGCGGGCTTGGTTATTGGTTTAGACGTTTTACCGTAA